The genomic DNA GCGAGCAAGCGGGCCAGTTGCGCCTGTGACAGCGCGTCTTCCGCCTGGAACAGGGTCAGTTGGGTGTTGAGCACGGTCACGATGTCGGCGGTGCCGGCGCGCAATTGCTGCTCAGAGAGATCGAAGGCGCGGCGCGAGGCGACGACGACGTCGCGCTGCAATTGCAGCTTGATCGTGGTCTGCTTGATCGAGAACAGCGCATTGTCGACGTCGGCAAAGGCCTGCACGATGGTCTTGCGGTAGGTCTGCAGCAGCTCGTCCTGCCGTGCCTTGGCAAGCTCGAAATTGCCGAGGATCTTGCCGCCGTCGAAGATGGGCTGCGTGGCGCTGCCGACGAGCTGGAAGAAAGCCGCATGCGGTTGGAACAGCGAGACCAGCGCCGAGCTCTGATAGCCGCCATTGCCGGTGAGCTGGATGGTCGGAAAGAACTGGGCGCGGGCGTTGCCGATATTGGCGGTCGCGGACGCAAGCTGCGCCTCCTGCCGACGGATGTCCGGCCGCTGCGTCAGCAGCTCCGACGGCAGGCCGGGCGTCACGCGCGGGATCGCGACCCGGTCGAGCGAGCCGCCGAGCACGCGCACGCTCTCCGGCGGTCGCGAGACCAGCACGGCGAGCGCGTTGACGTTCTGGTCCAGCGTCTGGCGCAGCGGCGGCACCAGGGCCTTCTGGTTGGCAAGCACGCTCTCCTGCTGGGCGACATCGAGATCCGTGCCGGTGCCGGCCTTGCGCCGCTCCCTGACCGCGTCGAGAATGCGCTGCGCGCTTGCGATGTTGCGCTGTGAGGTCCTGATGCGGTCCTGCGAGGCCAGCACCTGGAAATAGGCGTTGGCGACGGCCGCCAGCGTCGTCAGCGCGACGGTGTCGCGATCGAAGCGGTTGGCATTCGCCGTCTCCTGGGCCGTCTGCAGCGCATCACGGTTCTGGCCCCAGAAGTCGAGCTGATAGCTGGCGCTCAGCGAGGCCGAATAGTTGACGACCTCGCGGCCGCCGATGGACAGGCCCGAGGAGCTTGCGCCCGAGGTGCGCGAATAGGTTTCCGATCCGCCCGTCGACACGCTGGGCAGCAGCGCCGCGCCCGCCTGCCGCGCCTGGGCGTCGGCCTGGACGATGCGCGCAACCGCCGCGGCGATGTCGAGGTTGACGGTCTGCGCCTCGTCCATCAGCTGCGTCAGCTCGGCGGAGCGGAAGCCGCGCCACCAATCCAACGACGGCGGCGCATCGCCCTTGCTCGCGTATTTGTAGTGCGTGGGAACATCGAGGGCGGGATCAGGCAGATCCTGGGTCAGAACGCAGGCGCCAGATGTGGCGGCAAGGCACAGCACCGCAAGCCAGCGTGCGGCGCGCCGCGTCCGGGATGGAGACCCTTTGGACCGCCGCATGGCGATCGCCGGAACATCCTGTGTCACATCCACCCCCCGCCGGGCAGATCGAGCCGCCGCGCAACCGGATTAACCGATTCGCGGCGGGACGGTCGGGGGGCTTTGGACAACTCGTTCACAGGGGTGATGCTTTCTGCGGAACCTGAGGTCCATACTAGCCGGGCGCGGAACGGCGGGACAGTGCCGCGGTTGCGAAAGGCACGGGCCAACGAACACGGATCCAACATACGAAAATGCAAAATGTCGTTGTCTCGCAGCCATTTCTGCCACGGCGAAACATCTGGAAATGCGAGCAAGCTTACTAAGATTTCATGTGATATTGCTGCCACACCGGCTGCTGAGCCCTTTGAGGCGAGGTCCCCTCGCACCTTGAGCTCGATCGTGCCTGGTCGCCACCTCACAACATCGTCAGTGGGCGCCGACGAGAACCCCTCCTCGTGTCGAGATTTCCTCGACCTTCCACCCTGTCGACGCGTTTGGAACGCGAGCCGCTCGCCCGTGGCAAAAACTGTTCGCAAGACCGATCATCGCGAGCGTATCGTTTCGTGCTCCTTCGGGACCTCAGTCATTTCCTCCTAGCGATATCCCACCGCGCGCCCCGGCGCACCGGCAACGATCTCGCCTCAACAGAATATCGTTGTTGGGACAGGAGCTTCAGCTGGTTTCGCCGCAGCGCAAAAGCCTTCCCCTTTGGTCCCCCAAGCACTAGGTTCTGACCAACCAGATCAACCCCCTTAGTAGCGATTTCCCTGACATGAGCATTCGAAACGACGTTGTCGAAGCCATCGGCAACACCCCGCTGATCAAGCTGAAGCGCGCCTCGGAGCTGACCGGCTGCACCATTCTCGGCAAGGCCGAGTTCATGAATCCCGGCCAGTCGGTCAAGGACCGCGCCGGCAAATGGATGATCCTGGAGGCCGAGAAGCGCGGCGAGCTCAAGCCCGGCGGTCTCGTGGTGGAATCGACCGCCGGCAACACCGGCATCGGACTCGCAGTCGTCGCGAGTGCGCGCGGCTACCGCACGCTGATCGTGATTCCGGAAACGCAGAGCCAGGAGAAAAAGGACTTTCTCAAGCTGTGCGGCGCCGAGCTGATCGAGGTCCCGGCCCTTCCCTACGCCAATCCCAACAACTACCAGCATGTCGGCCGCCGTCTCGCCGATGAGCTGCGCAAGATCGAGTCCAACGGCGTGCTGTTCGCAGACCAGTGGAACAACCTCGACAACGCCAAGGCGCATTACGAGTCCACGGGACCCGAGATCTGGGAGCAGACCGGCGGCAAGGTCGACGGCTTCGTCTGCTCGGTCGGCAGCGGCGGTACGCTCGCGGGCACCAGCCGCTATCTGAAAGAGAAGAACAAGAATGTGCGGATCGCCTGCGCCGATCCTCACGGCGCCGGCATGTACGAATACTTCAGGACCGGCGATGCCAAGGCGACCCCGGGCGGCTCGATCACCGAGGGCATCGGCCTCAACCGCGCGACCGCCATCGTCGAGAGCGCGAAGGTCGATGACGCCTATCTCATTCCCGACGCGGAAGCCGTCACGGCAATCTACGGACTGCTGCAGCATGAAGGCCTCTGCCTCGGCGGCTCGACCGGAGTCAACATCGTCGGCGCGATGCGCCTCGCCAAGCAGCTCGGGCCCGGCAAGACGATCGTCACGGTGCTGTGCGATTCCGGCAGCCGCTATCAGTCGAAATTGTTCAACGCGGATTTCATGCGCGCCAAGAACCTGCCCGTGCCGGAGTGGCTGGAGAAGCGCAGCAACATCAAGCCGCCCTTCGTGTGATCGTCACGCGCCCTCGGGTCGGGGCGCGCGCGTTCGCAAACCGGGCGCGGTTCGGCCGGTTTACGCGACCTCGCCGCGTTCCGCAGCCGCGGCACAATAGTCGCGCCAGAACTGGCGGTAGCCCTCCTCGACCTTGCGCGTGTAGATCTCGACATTGCCGGCAGGCGAGGCTGCGATCCGGGCCGGCAACTCCGCGCGCAACTTCGCCAGATGCTCGGGCTGCGAGGCAAATCTGCGGGCGATCTCGACATAGCCCTCGTCATCCTCGGCAACCCAATCACCAAGGCCAACGGCGGTCACGATCGAGGCGCCGGCACGCGAGGAGGCACCGATGCCGAGCTTGGCGATGACGGGAACGCCCGCATAGAGGGATTCCCAGGTGCTCACGCCGCCGTTCTGCGGAAATGGATCCAGCGAAATATCGACTAGCGCGAAGGCCCGCAGATGCTCGGCGCGATCCGACGAGCCGAGGCAGATGATCTGCTCCTCGGCAACCCCGTGCGCCACAAATCGTGCGAGGAGGCCGTCGCGCACCAACGGATCGTCGAGCAGGGTATGCTTGATGATGATTTTCGATCCGGTCACCTCGCGCATCACCTTCGACCAGACGCGGATGGCGTCGTCGGAGATCTTGTTGACGCGGTTGAACACGCCGAACGTGACATAGCCGTTGCGGAGCATGGGAAGCTGCGAAGGCGCCACATCCAGGATCGGATCGGTCGTGATCAGGCATGGCAGGTCAAAGACCTTTTCGACCAGCAGAGGCCGCGCCGGTTGCGGAATGAAGACGGGGTCCGCTAGCACGTAGTCCATGGTCCGAAGGCCCGTTCCCGTCGCGTGTCCGAAGCCCGTGACCTGGATGGGAGCCGGCTTGCGGGCGAAGACCTGGAGCCTGTTGCCCGACGAATGCCCGGACACGTCGATCAGGATATCGACCTTGTCGGCCTGAATACGATCGGCCAGTTCGTCGTCGAACATCTGCCAGGCATCGACCCAGACGTCCGCCGTCGCCCTGAACTCGGCTGTCACAGCGTCGCGTGTCGGCGAACACGAATAACAGACGATCTCGAAGTTGGCATGATCATGATGGCGCAGCACTGGCAGCAGGCCGAACGCCGCCGAGTGGTACCAGAATTCGGACGAAACATAGCCGATCACGATCCGCCTGTCGGGGTCGATCTGCCGGGGTGCGAGCTTCCTTTGCGGCACCCGGGCGCCGATCGCTTCGCCCCAGGACTTTCGCGTTGCCTGCTGGATCGTGAAATCGGCCTCAGGGAGAAAGTCCAGAAAGTAGATCTTCCGCGCCATCAAGTCCGGGTCCGGCGCGATCGCCAACGCCGCGTCGAGATGCTCGATTGCGGAGGCGATCTCTCCCTGATTGGCAAAACAGGAGCTCAGCAGCGCCATTGCGATCGTGGAACGTGGATTTTGCTCGAGCAAGGTCGTGCAGGCCAGGATCGCCTGCGCGGTGTTTCCGATGCTGAGCGAGGCCTCCGCCTTTCCGCGCAAGGCCACTTCAAACCGCGGCGAAAGTGCAAGTGCCGCATCGAAATCCGCAGCGGCCTGTTCCGGCCGCGACAGTGCCGCGTTGAGGCGCCCGCGTTGCGCCAGAATCTTCGCCGAATCCGGCTTGATCGCGAGCGCGGCTGCGAGCGCGGCTTCCGCCTCGTCGTAACGCCTCAGCTCGATACTGACCATGCCTTTACCGATGAGCGCCTCGACGTGGCGCGGCTGAAACAACAGCGCGCGATCAAAGCTCTCCCGCGCGCGGTCAAACCGAAACAGCGCCAGCTCAGCGACACCACGATTGCAGAACGCGTCGGCATAGTCGGGCTTCAGCTTGATCGCGCGCTCGTACATCTCGATCGCCTGCTCGGGCAGGCTCATCTGGAGCAAGGTGTTGCCGAGGCCGGCCAGGGCCGGCGTAAAGTTCGGCTTCAGCGCGATCGCCTTCTCCTGACAGGCTCGGGCCGCCTCCAGTTTCTGAAGGGCGAAGTAGACGGAGGCGAGATTGCTTTGCGCCTCGTGTGAACGAGGATCAATCGCGATCGCGCGTTCGAGCAGCTGTTGCGCCTCTTCGAGGCGCCCGCCCTGTTGAGCGCACACGCCGAGCAAATGCGTGGCGTCGAAATGATCCGGAATGGCTTGCAGGATCTGGCGGCAGAGTGCATCGGTTTCCGCGTACCTGCCCTGGCCATAGGCGCTCGCCGCGGCGGAGATGATGGCGTCGACCTGCTTCTTCAACTTCTTCTGCAACCGCGCATTCTGGAATGCGCGCGCGCCGGCGCTGCTCAAGATATCTCTCCGAAAGATGGTTCGTAGCGAGTCTAACTGATTCGTGTCCCGGGCCGGCCGGTCGGTACGACCGGAGGTCCGTCACGATATCCGGGGCACGGCAACCGGTTCCGGA from Bradyrhizobium sp. CCBAU 53351 includes the following:
- a CDS encoding tetratricopeptide repeat protein; translation: MLSSAGARAFQNARLQKKLKKQVDAIISAAASAYGQGRYAETDALCRQILQAIPDHFDATHLLGVCAQQGGRLEEAQQLLERAIAIDPRSHEAQSNLASVYFALQKLEAARACQEKAIALKPNFTPALAGLGNTLLQMSLPEQAIEMYERAIKLKPDYADAFCNRGVAELALFRFDRARESFDRALLFQPRHVEALIGKGMVSIELRRYDEAEAALAAALAIKPDSAKILAQRGRLNAALSRPEQAAADFDAALALSPRFEVALRGKAEASLSIGNTAQAILACTTLLEQNPRSTIAMALLSSCFANQGEIASAIEHLDAALAIAPDPDLMARKIYFLDFLPEADFTIQQATRKSWGEAIGARVPQRKLAPRQIDPDRRIVIGYVSSEFWYHSAAFGLLPVLRHHDHANFEIVCYSCSPTRDAVTAEFRATADVWVDAWQMFDDELADRIQADKVDILIDVSGHSSGNRLQVFARKPAPIQVTGFGHATGTGLRTMDYVLADPVFIPQPARPLLVEKVFDLPCLITTDPILDVAPSQLPMLRNGYVTFGVFNRVNKISDDAIRVWSKVMREVTGSKIIIKHTLLDDPLVRDGLLARFVAHGVAEEQIICLGSSDRAEHLRAFALVDISLDPFPQNGGVSTWESLYAGVPVIAKLGIGASSRAGASIVTAVGLGDWVAEDDEGYVEIARRFASQPEHLAKLRAELPARIAASPAGNVEIYTRKVEEGYRQFWRDYCAAAAERGEVA
- a CDS encoding cysteine synthase A: MSIRNDVVEAIGNTPLIKLKRASELTGCTILGKAEFMNPGQSVKDRAGKWMILEAEKRGELKPGGLVVESTAGNTGIGLAVVASARGYRTLIVIPETQSQEKKDFLKLCGAELIEVPALPYANPNNYQHVGRRLADELRKIESNGVLFADQWNNLDNAKAHYESTGPEIWEQTGGKVDGFVCSVGSGGTLAGTSRYLKEKNKNVRIACADPHGAGMYEYFRTGDAKATPGGSITEGIGLNRATAIVESAKVDDAYLIPDAEAVTAIYGLLQHEGLCLGGSTGVNIVGAMRLAKQLGPGKTIVTVLCDSGSRYQSKLFNADFMRAKNLPVPEWLEKRSNIKPPFV
- a CDS encoding efflux transporter outer membrane subunit is translated as MDVTQDVPAIAMRRSKGSPSRTRRAARWLAVLCLAATSGACVLTQDLPDPALDVPTHYKYASKGDAPPSLDWWRGFRSAELTQLMDEAQTVNLDIAAAVARIVQADAQARQAGAALLPSVSTGGSETYSRTSGASSSGLSIGGREVVNYSASLSASYQLDFWGQNRDALQTAQETANANRFDRDTVALTTLAAVANAYFQVLASQDRIRTSQRNIASAQRILDAVRERRKAGTGTDLDVAQQESVLANQKALVPPLRQTLDQNVNALAVLVSRPPESVRVLGGSLDRVAIPRVTPGLPSELLTQRPDIRRQEAQLASATANIGNARAQFFPTIQLTGNGGYQSSALVSLFQPHAAFFQLVGSATQPIFDGGKILGNFELAKARQDELLQTYRKTIVQAFADVDNALFSIKQTTIKLQLQRDVVVASRRAFDLSEQQLRAGTADIVTVLNTQLTLFQAEDALSQAQLARLLAIVSLYQALGGGWEPRMEKPVNAL